One region of Nitrospirota bacterium genomic DNA includes:
- a CDS encoding translocation/assembly module TamB domain-containing protein, with translation MGKARKLLNKKVLFVLFLAVALAVFVRVLRGPFVSDYLRRTVLADITRATGYQVDVERIFIKPLPLVVEARGVTVAGPDKREVLRSKGIKAYVNLSSLFSGHVTIQRLSVLEPAASGDRKDFEALAGLLRGRHGAHSPVSLEVKVVTLKGGRLTLRDSPTGSPLTLSGLDATVLLRNEPEVSFSVGAVGPLSVWHTRAVEASVEGEAVVGPKGLRLDRLEVKSLEATLKGKGTVSYQGRVALALDLALPFSAVKEALSLENPGEGTVRVQGKLEGDVRDPALDMKIAGGFRLATLMEALGVHGYTLTGQVDLKGTVSGPLSGPVGRGRITLSKGRLFGLKIDETASDIAYENGQMRFTAAQGRLYGGTGRAEASIGIPRVRPYTLDASFEGIDAHAALELVGLGFLNLPPGRVKGELHTAGMHFDPHGEVVFTASRERPGDPVGRIRKIAGKFDEKEDVVTLQGFTMESAASEAAFSGTVDRGKRELSLDCRFLARDLRAALAPHFQEISGEGAFAGSLKGSFEEPVLEGDVEAHGTAYGGYPLGSVRARVRLGETFLEVDRAQAVLAGGVTHAVRGTVTFKGSTSLFDFSNPSYDLAVSLSGAPLGDILVLFGKDIDAKGKVKADFTVKGKGVEPTLAGPVRIRGGALYGHPVTEASFLFSLGRGVVSAKDGHIRSDGASLDFQGHLSPEGSFAFEASGGNLALRDLVEKTPVDYTLSVRARGEGTFENPSITLEADLARGSFRGQDLGNATVHGVLTGDSLLFKGVALDGKATVQGKAGLTEELPWSAEVDLEYGRYAFLLTPLLKQPPQDLTFNVLGHASLSGDRKSFGGSARFGTLTFTMYGQGFANDSDIVLALHNREIRFQKMVLRSGNTSLRVSGGLDMGSSLDVTLEGSTSLAPLTAFSDTIETLRGTADFVFTLQGPWERPSLDGGLTLEGGHLAVADFPHRFSDMEGYLYVDDNKVIIEDARAKVGGGRASATGVVELEKFGLKRFQIETRLEDVNVQAARNFPVNIGGNIVYVGTPRGQDLTGDIRINRAVYRKRVDWKTWLVSSRNGAPKVAASRGWPDTVGLNVHVQGAEHVRLDNNIARAPVEVDLNVQGTVGAPKLFGRVEASEGKVYFRNSEFRILHATVDFMDADSLGPLVTVAAETNLKGYRIWLNLEGRMGGVFDLNLSSDPHLEEEELLALLTLGDYGENLTGLESGIGASEATSFLTGEVQDVIEERLTNITGLDRVQIDPHVSRSTGTLTPRITVSKTLLSDKLYVTYSSPVSSTEEQEIRLELLLGENVSLLGGRDDRGSVGADITFRFRFE, from the coding sequence ATGGGAAAGGCTCGGAAATTACTGAATAAAAAAGTCCTGTTCGTCCTTTTCCTGGCCGTGGCCCTTGCCGTTTTCGTCCGTGTCCTTCGCGGACCTTTCGTCTCCGATTACCTGAGACGGACCGTCCTGGCCGACATAACCCGGGCCACGGGCTACCAGGTGGATGTCGAGCGCATCTTCATAAAACCCCTGCCCCTTGTTGTGGAGGCCCGGGGGGTCACGGTGGCCGGGCCGGACAAAAGAGAGGTTCTGCGGAGCAAGGGAATAAAGGCCTACGTGAACCTGTCTTCCCTGTTTTCCGGGCACGTGACCATCCAGCGCCTAAGCGTTCTGGAGCCCGCGGCCTCGGGTGACAGGAAGGATTTCGAGGCCCTGGCGGGCCTTCTCAGGGGCAGGCACGGCGCGCACTCCCCGGTCAGCCTGGAGGTGAAGGTCGTCACCCTCAAGGGAGGCCGCCTCACGCTCCGTGACTCGCCCACGGGCTCTCCCCTTACTCTATCGGGGCTCGACGCGACCGTGCTTCTCCGCAATGAGCCGGAGGTCTCCTTCTCCGTCGGGGCGGTCGGCCCTCTTTCGGTATGGCATACAAGGGCGGTGGAGGCGTCCGTGGAGGGTGAAGCCGTTGTGGGACCGAAGGGCCTGCGGCTCGACAGGCTGGAGGTCAAGTCCCTGGAGGCGACACTGAAAGGGAAGGGCACGGTGTCGTACCAGGGCAGGGTGGCCCTTGCCCTGGACCTGGCACTTCCTTTCTCCGCCGTAAAGGAGGCCCTTTCTTTAGAGAACCCCGGGGAGGGCACCGTCCGGGTGCAGGGAAAGCTCGAGGGCGACGTCAGAGACCCCGCCTTGGACATGAAAATTGCCGGGGGCTTCCGCCTTGCGACCCTCATGGAGGCCCTGGGCGTGCACGGGTACACCCTCACAGGACAGGTTGACCTGAAGGGCACCGTCTCGGGACCGCTCTCGGGTCCCGTGGGCCGGGGCAGAATCACCCTGAGCAAAGGCAGGCTCTTCGGCCTGAAAATCGACGAGACCGCCTCCGACATCGCGTATGAGAACGGGCAGATGCGCTTTACCGCCGCCCAGGGCAGGCTCTATGGCGGCACGGGCAGGGCGGAGGCGTCCATCGGAATCCCCCGGGTAAGGCCTTACACGCTGGACGCCTCGTTCGAGGGCATAGACGCCCACGCCGCCCTGGAGCTTGTGGGGCTCGGCTTTCTCAATCTGCCCCCGGGGCGCGTTAAAGGGGAGCTTCATACCGCGGGGATGCATTTCGACCCGCACGGAGAGGTCGTCTTCACGGCCTCGCGCGAGCGGCCGGGCGACCCGGTGGGAAGAATAAGGAAAATCGCCGGAAAGTTCGATGAGAAAGAAGACGTTGTCACCCTCCAGGGGTTCACCATGGAATCGGCGGCCTCGGAGGCAGCCTTTTCAGGCACCGTGGACCGCGGGAAAAGAGAGCTTTCCCTGGACTGCCGTTTCCTGGCCCGGGACCTCCGGGCGGCCCTGGCGCCCCATTTTCAGGAGATAAGCGGAGAGGGCGCCTTCGCGGGCTCTCTGAAAGGGAGCTTCGAGGAGCCCGTCCTCGAGGGAGACGTGGAGGCCCACGGGACCGCTTACGGCGGCTATCCTCTGGGCAGCGTCCGGGCACGTGTGCGCCTGGGAGAGACGTTTCTTGAGGTGGACCGCGCCCAGGCCGTCCTCGCCGGCGGCGTTACGCACGCCGTCAGAGGCACGGTTACCTTCAAGGGGTCCACAAGCCTCTTTGACTTCAGCAACCCGTCCTATGACCTTGCGGTCTCCCTCTCCGGCGCACCGCTCGGGGATATTCTCGTTCTTTTCGGCAAGGACATCGACGCCAAGGGCAAGGTGAAGGCCGATTTCACCGTGAAGGGCAAGGGGGTCGAGCCCACCCTGGCCGGGCCCGTGCGGATACGCGGGGGGGCCCTGTACGGGCATCCCGTGACGGAGGCCTCTTTTCTTTTCTCCCTTGGCCGCGGAGTGGTGAGCGCAAAGGACGGGCATATCCGGTCCGACGGGGCCTCCCTGGACTTCCAGGGACATCTCTCCCCCGAGGGCTCCTTTGCCTTCGAGGCATCGGGCGGCAATCTCGCTCTCCGAGACCTCGTCGAGAAAACCCCCGTCGATTACACCCTCTCGGTGAGGGCCCGGGGAGAGGGCACTTTCGAGAACCCCTCCATCACCCTGGAGGCCGACCTGGCCCGGGGGAGCTTCCGCGGGCAAGACCTGGGCAATGCCACCGTCCACGGCGTCCTCACGGGAGATTCCCTGCTCTTCAAAGGGGTCGCCCTGGACGGCAAGGCGACGGTGCAGGGGAAAGCCGGGCTTACGGAAGAGCTGCCCTGGAGCGCGGAGGTGGATCTCGAGTACGGACGGTATGCCTTTCTCCTCACCCCCCTCCTCAAGCAGCCCCCCCAGGACCTTACCTTCAACGTGCTTGGGCATGCCAGCCTCTCGGGCGACAGGAAGAGCTTCGGCGGCTCCGCCCGCTTCGGGACCCTCACCTTCACCATGTACGGCCAGGGCTTTGCCAACGATTCGGACATCGTCCTCGCCCTTCATAACAGGGAAATCCGGTTCCAGAAGATGGTGCTCAGAAGCGGCAACACCTCTCTGAGGGTGTCGGGAGGGCTGGACATGGGCTCCTCCCTGGATGTGACTCTGGAGGGCAGTACGTCACTGGCGCCCCTGACGGCATTCTCCGACACCATCGAGACCCTCCGGGGCACGGCGGATTTCGTTTTCACGCTTCAAGGCCCGTGGGAAAGGCCGTCCCTGGACGGGGGGCTCACCCTGGAGGGTGGGCACCTGGCGGTGGCGGACTTTCCTCATCGTTTCAGCGACATGGAGGGCTATCTCTATGTGGACGACAACAAGGTGATTATCGAGGACGCCAGGGCGAAGGTGGGGGGCGGACGCGCCTCGGCCACGGGAGTGGTCGAGCTTGAGAAGTTTGGGCTGAAGCGTTTCCAGATAGAGACGCGTCTGGAGGACGTCAACGTCCAGGCTGCGCGAAACTTCCCGGTCAACATCGGGGGAAACATCGTCTACGTTGGCACCCCCAGGGGGCAGGACCTCACGGGAGATATCCGGATAAACCGGGCCGTCTACCGCAAAAGGGTGGACTGGAAGACGTGGCTCGTCTCCTCCCGCAACGGCGCCCCCAAGGTGGCCGCCTCCCGGGGCTGGCCGGACACCGTCGGCCTGAACGTGCATGTCCAGGGTGCGGAGCATGTCCGCCTGGACAACAACATAGCACGGGCGCCCGTCGAGGTGGACCTGAACGTGCAAGGCACCGTGGGAGCGCCGAAACTCTTCGGGAGGGTGGAGGCCTCCGAGGGAAAAGTCTACTTCAGAAACAGCGAGTTCCGTATCCTGCACGCCACCGTGGACTTCATGGACGCCGACTCCCTCGGGCCCCTGGTTACGGTGGCCGCCGAGACCAACCTCAAGGGCTACCGCATCTGGCTTAACCTGGAGGGCCGGATGGGCGGGGTATTCGACCTCAACCTCAGCTCCGACCCCCACCTGGAAGAGGAAGAGCTTCTGGCCCTCCTGACGCTGGGGGACTACGGCGAAAACCTCACGGGCCTGGAAAGCGGTATCGGGGCGTCGGAGGCCACCTCCTTCCTGACGGGAGAGGTGCAGGACGTCATCGAGGAGCGGCTCACCAACATCACGGGTCTGGACAGGGTCCAGATAGACCCCCACGTATCCAGGAGCACCGGGACCCTCACGCCCCGGATAACCGTCTCCAAAACGCTCCTCAGCGACAAACTCTACGTCACCTACTCCTCGCCCGTCAGCAGCACGGAGGAGCAGGAAATCAGGCTCGAGCTGCTCCTGGGCGAGAACGTCTCCCTTCTGGGCGGACGCGACGACAGGGGCAGCGTTGGTGCGGACATCACGTTCAGGTTCCGGTTCGAGTAG
- a CDS encoding ABC transporter permease yields the protein MDVFETLRISGDSLRVNRMRSVLTMLGVIIGVAAVILLVSIGEGARSYIKQELGELGSNILIVVPGKTSKEGGMHMGTSSVRKLVYDDAVLLEKRSGSVEEAVPVMLGTSWIKHDGRSRDTYIVGATEKYFPVRNLGIEVGRPFTRSEVEASRKVCVLGRTVKREILGDQNPLGAIVTLGDAKYRVVGVMEKKGVTLGSDLDDVVFIPVTAARELFDTDALLNITVKVRGPEYIKRAKKEITEILTRRHAGREDFTILSQDEMLSVMNKILAIMTAVLAGIAAISLLVGGIGIMNIMLVSVRERTREIGIRKAMGARNSDILLQFLVESVTLSVLGGSAGIVLGGGLATVLPYFVSYLPTHLQLWSVVLAFFFSVAVGVFFGVYPARKAARYDPIVALRYE from the coding sequence ATGGATGTTTTTGAGACCCTGAGGATTTCCGGCGACTCCCTCCGCGTAAACAGGATGCGGAGCGTCCTGACCATGCTGGGCGTCATCATAGGGGTAGCCGCGGTCATTCTGCTGGTGTCCATCGGCGAGGGGGCCCGCAGCTACATCAAGCAGGAACTGGGGGAGCTGGGCTCCAACATCCTTATCGTCGTGCCGGGAAAGACCTCCAAGGAAGGAGGCATGCACATGGGGACCTCCTCGGTAAGGAAACTGGTCTATGACGACGCCGTGCTCCTGGAAAAGCGCTCCGGAAGCGTGGAGGAAGCGGTCCCCGTAATGCTCGGCACATCCTGGATAAAGCACGACGGCCGCTCCCGGGACACCTACATCGTGGGGGCCACGGAGAAGTATTTCCCCGTCAGGAACCTGGGCATCGAGGTCGGGAGGCCCTTCACGCGCTCCGAGGTGGAGGCCAGCCGCAAGGTCTGCGTTCTGGGGCGCACGGTCAAGAGGGAGATCCTGGGGGACCAGAACCCCCTGGGGGCCATCGTTACCCTGGGGGACGCCAAGTACCGGGTCGTGGGCGTGATGGAGAAGAAGGGCGTCACCCTGGGCAGCGACCTCGATGACGTGGTCTTTATCCCGGTCACGGCGGCCCGGGAGCTCTTTGATACCGACGCCCTCCTGAACATCACGGTCAAAGTCCGTGGGCCGGAGTACATAAAGAGGGCCAAGAAGGAGATAACCGAGATACTGACCAGGAGGCACGCCGGCAGGGAGGACTTCACCATCCTGAGCCAGGACGAGATGCTCAGCGTGATGAACAAGATACTGGCCATCATGACCGCGGTCCTGGCCGGCATCGCCGCAATCTCCCTTCTGGTGGGCGGCATCGGCATTATGAACATCATGCTCGTCTCGGTGCGGGAGCGCACCAGGGAAATCGGCATCCGGAAAGCCATGGGGGCCCGGAACTCGGACATCCTTCTGCAGTTCCTGGTGGAGTCCGTCACCCTGAGCGTTCTGGGAGGCTCCGCCGGAATCGTGCTCGGGGGCGGCCTGGCAACCGTGCTTCCGTACTTTGTCTCTTACCTGCCCACCCATCTGCAGCTCTGGTCCGTGGTGCTGGCCTTTTTCTTCTCCGTGGCCGTGGGTGTCTTCTTCGGCGTCTACCCAGCCCGGAAGGCAGCCCGCTACGACCCCATCGTCGCCCTGAGATACGAATAA
- a CDS encoding ABC transporter ATP-binding protein translates to MIELKDVRKVYVLPKIQVEVLRGISLTVGKGEFVAVMGPSGSGKSTLLHLLGCLDRPTSGEYLLEGAEVAGKSDNELAALRNKKIGFVFQSFNLLPRLPAWKNVELPLLYMGVPAVERKDRAMRMLERVGLAPRSNHKPSELSGGEQQRVAIARALINNPAIILADEPTGNLDTRSGQEIMDLVAGLHAEGATIIMVTHEADIGRRAGRIISMRDGLCYDGCF, encoded by the coding sequence ATGATAGAGCTGAAAGATGTCAGGAAAGTCTACGTCCTGCCCAAAATCCAGGTAGAGGTCCTCAGGGGAATCAGCCTTACGGTCGGAAAGGGGGAGTTCGTGGCCGTCATGGGGCCTTCGGGGTCGGGCAAGTCCACGCTTCTCCATCTCCTGGGCTGCCTGGACCGGCCCACCTCCGGAGAGTACCTCCTGGAAGGCGCGGAGGTAGCCGGCAAGTCAGACAACGAGCTTGCAGCCCTCCGGAACAAGAAAATCGGGTTTGTCTTTCAGAGCTTCAATCTTCTCCCGCGCCTGCCGGCCTGGAAGAACGTGGAACTTCCCCTCCTGTATATGGGCGTTCCGGCCGTGGAGCGCAAGGACAGGGCGATGCGGATGCTGGAGAGGGTGGGCCTTGCCCCGCGGTCCAACCACAAGCCCAGTGAGCTCTCCGGCGGCGAGCAGCAGCGGGTGGCCATCGCCCGGGCCCTGATAAACAACCCCGCCATCATCCTGGCCGACGAGCCCACCGGCAACCTCGACACGCGGTCCGGCCAGGAGATAATGGACCTGGTGGCCGGGCTTCACGCCGAGGGGGCCACCATCATCATGGTCACCCACGAGGCCGACATCGGCCGCCGAGCGGGGCGCATCATCTCCATGAGGGACGGTCTTTGCTACGATGGATGTTTTTGA
- a CDS encoding efflux RND transporter periplasmic adaptor subunit has protein sequence MKIYKRTGFWLILIALAALGFLVYTRTHVTVEVKTQPVERRDFALTVTATSTGTIRADTEVKITAQRTGRLSSLPVVEGDILKEGDTIAEIDPVEARLNLELAEAARARARASLQQMRASYEAFQVEVETGIEKAQAELKEVRARHQKLQELQKKGFFSDLDMAAVQREYQVAESALQNALSRKSLLQARKDEIRAQRAAVREAGKNLELARLTYQYSFIKAPISGIVTERPVDLGQTVTKGTLVAAMISPESLYIESFVDEADVGKVRVGQPVRVTMDAYPGRTFRGEVYRISPVVTGGRLESRTFEVRTRLKDPTVVLKTGMSADTEIVVETVQDALVIESQAVVDRDGKKFVYVKDGDRAALREVTVGLSDWTHTQVLSGLSPEDVVIVNPDVPGLKAGARVRAEG, from the coding sequence ATGAAAATATATAAAAGAACGGGCTTCTGGCTCATCCTCATCGCCCTGGCCGCCCTGGGGTTTCTCGTCTACACAAGGACGCACGTCACCGTAGAGGTAAAAACCCAGCCCGTCGAAAGGCGCGACTTCGCCCTTACCGTGACGGCCACCTCCACGGGCACCATCCGGGCGGACACAGAGGTAAAGATAACCGCCCAGCGCACGGGCAGGCTCTCCTCGCTCCCTGTGGTGGAGGGTGACATCCTCAAGGAGGGGGACACCATCGCCGAGATCGACCCCGTGGAGGCCCGGCTCAATCTGGAGCTCGCAGAGGCCGCCCGTGCGAGGGCCCGGGCCTCTCTCCAGCAGATGCGCGCCTCCTACGAGGCGTTTCAGGTGGAGGTGGAAACAGGCATCGAGAAGGCGCAGGCCGAGCTGAAGGAAGTCCGGGCGCGCCACCAGAAGCTCCAGGAGCTTCAGAAGAAGGGTTTCTTCTCGGACCTGGACATGGCCGCCGTGCAGCGGGAGTACCAGGTGGCCGAGTCCGCGCTTCAGAACGCCCTTTCGCGCAAGAGCCTTCTTCAGGCCCGCAAGGACGAGATACGCGCCCAGCGGGCGGCTGTCCGGGAGGCCGGAAAGAACCTCGAGCTGGCCCGGCTCACCTACCAGTACTCCTTCATCAAGGCCCCCATCTCCGGCATTGTGACCGAAAGGCCCGTGGACCTGGGGCAGACCGTGACCAAGGGGACCCTGGTGGCGGCCATGATTTCCCCCGAATCCCTCTACATAGAGTCCTTCGTAGACGAGGCTGACGTGGGGAAGGTCAGGGTGGGCCAGCCCGTCCGGGTGACCATGGACGCCTATCCCGGCCGCACCTTTCGGGGCGAGGTTTACAGGATTTCCCCGGTGGTCACGGGCGGACGGCTGGAGAGCAGGACCTTCGAGGTGAGGACCCGGCTCAAGGACCCCACCGTGGTGCTCAAGACGGGGATGTCCGCCGACACGGAGATTGTCGTCGAGACGGTCCAGGACGCCCTGGTCATCGAGTCCCAGGCCGTGGTGGACAGGGACGGAAAGAAGTTCGTCTACGTAAAGGACGGCGACAGGGCCGCCCTCCGGGAGGTCACCGTGGGCCTTTCGGACTGGACCCATACCCAGGTCCTTTCGGGCCTGAGCCCGGAGGACGTGGTTATCGTCAACCCCGACGTGCCGGGGCTCAAGGCGGGGGCCAGGGTAAGGGCGGAAGGATGA
- a CDS encoding TrkH family potassium uptake protein has protein sequence MNLPLILNFIGSVLLILSLFLVVPVAISSLGAQPGIQALLVTFGLCLLGGALLYVLTRKHRKESLRHRDVFAVVTLSWLVASLLGSLPYVLSGDLPSFTDAYFEAMAGFTTTGATVVTDIEGMPRGILFWRHLTQWIGGMGIILFALAVLPLVGSGAMQLFKAEVPEVTVDKLRPRIIDTAKALWYIYAALTGLAVLLYAAGGMDLYDAFCHAFTTLATGGFSTRNASLASYRSPFIDVVATLFMFMAGVNYTLYFRGFRGELSRFWRSSEFRFYVTVTLVAIVLVTLKIAGSEYENIITSVRYAAFQVVSVMTTTGYTTADYGLWPPFVQALLVLLMFFGSMVGSTGGGMKQVRVLLMLKQGYRELYQLIHPHAVTTMKLDRRFVPKEVLGSIWGFLFLFLTIYALAILAMTALGLDLVTSASTVVSAMSNVGPALGAAGPAENYAGLPAAGKWVLIFCMLAGRLEVYTVIVLFVPRFWKK, from the coding sequence TCTGCCTCCTGGGCGGCGCCCTCCTCTATGTCCTTACCCGGAAGCACAGGAAGGAGAGCCTCCGGCACCGCGACGTCTTCGCCGTGGTCACCCTGAGCTGGCTGGTGGCCAGTCTGCTGGGCTCCCTGCCGTACGTGCTCTCGGGGGACCTCCCTTCCTTCACCGACGCCTATTTCGAGGCGATGGCCGGGTTTACCACCACGGGGGCCACCGTGGTGACCGACATAGAGGGCATGCCGCGGGGGATACTCTTCTGGCGGCATCTCACCCAGTGGATAGGGGGGATGGGCATCATTCTCTTCGCTTTGGCCGTCCTGCCTCTGGTGGGAAGCGGGGCGATGCAGCTTTTCAAGGCAGAGGTGCCGGAGGTGACGGTGGACAAGCTCCGCCCCCGCATCATCGATACGGCCAAGGCCCTCTGGTACATCTACGCCGCCCTGACGGGCCTGGCCGTGCTCCTGTATGCGGCAGGGGGCATGGACCTCTATGACGCCTTCTGCCATGCCTTCACCACCTTGGCCACGGGCGGGTTCTCCACCAGAAACGCAAGCCTGGCCTCCTATCGAAGCCCCTTCATCGACGTCGTGGCCACGCTTTTCATGTTCATGGCGGGCGTCAACTACACGCTGTACTTCCGCGGGTTCCGCGGAGAGCTCTCCCGGTTCTGGCGAAGCAGTGAGTTCCGGTTCTACGTCACCGTCACCCTGGTGGCCATCGTGCTGGTGACCTTGAAAATTGCCGGCTCGGAATACGAAAATATAATTACGTCCGTCAGATACGCGGCCTTTCAGGTCGTTTCGGTCATGACCACGACGGGATATACCACGGCGGACTACGGGCTCTGGCCGCCTTTCGTCCAGGCGCTCCTTGTGTTGCTCATGTTCTTTGGAAGCATGGTCGGTTCCACCGGCGGGGGGATGAAACAGGTGCGGGTCCTCCTGATGCTCAAGCAGGGCTATCGGGAGCTCTACCAGCTTATCCACCCCCATGCGGTCACCACGATGAAGCTGGACCGGCGGTTCGTGCCGAAGGAGGTGCTGGGAAGCATCTGGGGGTTTCTGTTTCTGTTCCTCACCATCTATGCGCTGGCAATCCTGGCGATGACCGCCCTCGGGCTGGACCTCGTGACCAGCGCTTCCACGGTCGTATCGGCCATGAGCAACGTGGGCCCGGCCCTGGGTGCGGCCGGCCCCGCGGAGAATTATGCCGGGTTGCCCGCAGCGGGGAAATGGGTACTGATTTTCTGCATGCTGGCCGGCAGGCTCGAGGTCTACACCGTGATAGTTCTCTTTGTGCCGAGGTTCTGGAAGAAGTAG